A region of the Clavelina lepadiformis chromosome 9, kaClaLepa1.1, whole genome shotgun sequence genome:
TTAGCTTTGAGTGCTGAATGTTGATCTACACTGTGCTTCTTTTGTGATTGAAATACGTTGTTTCTACACAACTGCAGTCCAATTTAGGCTTCTATGTGAGATATATATGACTGTGCAATAACAAATGTCAATCATTTTATCTAAATACTCAGGCCTGAAAGTGGTCAGACTGTTGAAAGAAAGTGGTTGGTGAAAATGGTCAGACTGTTTATAGTCCAGGTATATAATCTGCTTCAAGTTGTTTTGTCCAAATCATGGCTGCTTGAATATTAAAGGGAAAACGTTATTTCTATCAAGGGCTTTTTTAAAGCAGTTAAGAGTAGAATACCATAAGCAGAGGCATAACCGATAAGAGCTtcaaacattaaacaaaatcattGCGGTTATCAATTTCTCTAGGTTTCAACAGCGCAAGAGAAACGACAATATCTCATATAATTTATACACAATACGCATATTGCGTAGCATAGGAAAATATATAATTACTACCTCAGATAATagattacactggtcaacacgattTTTGCGGCAGACTGTGTTGGGGTCTTTTTTaactaattttggggcgctgaatccgaatctggcattattttttttcaatcacatcacgtttttgagatattatATATGTTTAGTATAAATAATACCGCAAATCGGAAACCGCCttgaaatgtagaggttgttttaatcaaaactgCTGGAACGCTTAAACATGCAAAACACGAACACAAAGCCtcgaaatcatttaaaaaacataactaGAAACTAACCGTTGAACAATCAATGTAATGATACAGAAATGCCACAATCTTTAAGTGCTCGAAAATTGTCGTTTTAATGGCTTTCGTTTATGGGTAGTGGTGTAATTTTCTCTCTTCAAGttccagcagtaatctgccatcatgtggcAGTCCCATCGGCCTTAGTAGCGCTCTTTCATATAACTATAATGTCTTAgtgcagtggttcttaaccttttttctATCAAGCCCCCCTTCAATAATGGTCATTTGCCTCGCGCCCCCCTAGATTTTAAATAAGTATCATACTAacaaaattgctgttttgtccGTTTATTGTACATATCAGTGAGATACTTGACACTGCTTCTTAGCGACTAGATTTTTAATGCGAGGTTTAACTCCAGAGAGTGAACAACGTAAGTCTCCTTCAACACTCAGCCTGTTTCTGTACTTGGTCTTGATAGCAACGAGAGCAGAAAATGCAGCTTCAAAAGTAAAAGTCAGGCATGAGCATTGCCACAACGCATAGCGCCGTAGcctattatttttatttcattgtcaTTCATGAgctaaaataagataaaatacaaaataagaCGAACAGCATAGGTCGTAGGAcattaaagaaattaaaaaaaattgaaattgttgtAGAGCTCGCGCCCCCCCCTGAGAGATGCTTCACGCCCCCctggttaagaaccactgtcTTAGTGAAAGCGCTCACCTTATTCTTCACTGAAGTCCCCAAGGTTTTcagaaaagtaatctaaatgatttttcagaaaatgtggCTTTATGCTCATATTGCATTTCATCTCTTGCATGCTGGataacatttcttttaagAGGTCTCGATAGTTCTCTGCCTTTCTGTTGCCAAAAAAGTTACtaacaactaaagaaaaagcatTCCAAGCCCTTGCTTCAACTGTGTTCATTGATGGTGCAAAGTTTGGATCTCTGAGCAGCTTCCTTATTTGTGGGCCACTAAAAACTCCagcctttttctttcttttcttcactGAGACTTGGGAAGGCTTAGCAGATCTACTTAAAGCAATCTCCATTGTGATCAAAAGCCTTAGCATATCAATTCATTGCCCCACGTTTGATGGGAAGTAGCAGCAGGATGATCTTCTTGGTATCTACTAACGGgttatgaatgatatttttctctcCAGATGTTAAACTGCTCCTTTCTGGCTACTTATCTTTTATCCAATGCTCATCTATGGCTCTGCTATCCCAGTAGCAGAGAAAACAAGGGTATTTGGTGTAAAACCACCTTGCTGTCCTAATAGAAggttcattatttttatgtctACACATAATCCCCAGCCATGATCACTGTACTGTGTTTCAGTACTTTGATCTTGACCCTTAAATAAGTTCTACCATGGGTTCTTCCCATACTTCGGAGTGCATACAAATatgacaataaataaaatgaatcaTTTTTTGACCATAAACTAGTTAGcctaatgtatatatatatatatacaaataacCTATACTCACAACATATAAAATCCAACTAAAGTGTAAACTATAGAGCGGCGATTCTCAAACTGTCCTACGCGGCACACTAGTGTGCTGCCACAAATTTTCAGGTGTtccgcgaatctttttggaattttggagaAGAActgcataaatatttaaaataaggcatgcagacaagcatatgcgtCTAAAAAGCGCTGTAACttcttcaatagctgataaataagcacatgtctATCCAATAAATGAATGGTATAACACACCAACAACTATAGCCTACCAGGTCGTTATTTTgttaactaataaactttACAGAATCTAACAAAATACCAGCTTACTATAATCTTCCGCTCGATTGGACACTTATCAAGcacttttcataaaacaacAGCGCGATTCGCAGAACAACATCAATCAAGAGTGCAAATATGCGATAAAGCAACCAACAAAGCACAATCAAATAACGAATTGAAGTAACGATTTACGATGTGACACTATTTAATGTTATCTACATTATAATATATAGCCATGTTAGCGCTATACATTATTTGTTCTAGGAGTTTGTATCTTTCTTTTGATTAAATACGACATTCACCACTTTTTTAGAACCAGACACCGGCAAACAATACAGAGCAGAAAAAACAAGCACCCGgaaagaaataatttaaaagtatACAACTCATGCATTGTACTTAATAAGCATTCTCTGTTTTCATTTCCGTAAAACGCGTTGGCCAGGGAAGCGATAATTCTAGGCTTTTTGCTAAATCCAAACAGTGGAATATTCGAGTAGTTTTGACCATACAGTGGATTATACAAGTTATCAACGTTTATTCCATGCAAAACACGACATAACTGACAGTATCCATAACTTCTGTCTTGATATGGCATGTCTTCTTTAGACCTAAATCTCCATTCAAAATACTGTCGGTATGCAGTTTCGTTTTTGTCCAGGTAATTTAAATATTCTACCAAACCATGAACTGAAAAATCTGGAGCGTATATGAAAGATCCCGGTGGTGCTGTTGTTTCATAACTGTGCCTGGAAGGGCCAAGCACTACTGGTACTGCACCTGCTGCTAATgaattgacaaaaaatttttctgttatgTAATATTCGCAGTCAATGCTGTTTTCAAATGCTAAGTAAAACTTGTAGTTTTCAAAATTGACATCTTGGCGGCCCGAAAAGCACTTTCCTTTCAAATCCAGTTGTAAACCAGCCGCCTCTAATTGCTCTACGAATTTCATCCGGTAAACAGCTCCAGATGTAAATCCACAATTTGACACCGCCCAAAGTGCAAGTTTTACTTTCTTCTTCAGGATATCGTTGAGCAAACTTTCTTTGTCTTGGTTGAGTCTACTACTAACAGACGACAAACTTCCAATTGCGGTACCATAAGGTTGAACAATATCTGCTTCTAACCTGAATAAACCGTGCAGGCATTTCCAAGATGTCTTTTTCAGTTAGGCTATAAGTAATTGAAACTGGCTATAACGCATCGGTTATATACAATAGTTTACTTCTTTCGATCATAGATATCGTATATGAGCTACAGTTTACTAAACTACTGTAtcacacaaaatttaagaaTCGCGATAAATGATGATTAAACGACTTCAACTATTCAGTatagttaattattatttgcattGCCATGACAAGTCTTACTTATtattagggcaaccaaaagtcaatatggtcaatttttttttacctgctcagaatgctatgaaacaagcacaaaacaaatttcagctttgtacgacgtgtggtatagaagttattaggtcagataaagtcaaaatgttacgttaggtcaaaatacggtcaaattgtttcgttaggtcttttttttaggtcaaaatctattaaacttgtaattttgtaaccattttgtaatattattcttccgtttttctcttttcttgtaccgcaaacaattccagtcccgcaaattttacttagaacccaagccacaaagagagggaaggcttttcaacgcgtttggtgacgtcacgatgtgacgtcattgcatttgaaactgcaagttgtcaatcttaatacgcagaaacgaaaaaaaagtcaacactagaaaagcattttgtcatttttaaatgcagctttagattagaaagttgctgtagacagtgtagagactatcagtatagcgtttttcaaaatgaggtcaaaatttaaactttttaggtcaaaatgaggtcaaaatttgcaaattttaaggtcaaaatttaaaatttttaggtcaaaaaactggttgccctacttaTTATACTTTATGCCCAATAATCTAGAAGAATATACTACTAAAATACCTGTAAGACATTGTGAGGTTAAAGTAGTTACGAAAATTAGTGAGCTTCCACCAGTGAGCTAAGCGAACAGACCTCGTAGATTCAGCTGTCCACCAAACGTAGTTTTGATCAAGACGTCTGAAATAGCACCGATATAATGAGCACAATTTTTTGTGGCGCGTAAAATTTCAGTACAGATTTAAATTAGTAAGCATACATACCTATAATGAGGCATTGTCATAAAATTAATATTCGAGAAATGAAACAGTAAAGCTTTGGTTTCTTTTTCGTAAATCTGTTTGAAAAAGTAGTCAAATCATCAAACATTTTGTCCGTCCAAATGTATATTTCCATTCTACTcaatgtaattatttttatctgCGTTCTAGAGCTATACCAATTCGCAAGGACGGCAGTCTGCGTGGATTTTTCAACTATACTATCCGGAGCATAATGTAGACCTCAAGTTCAAAGCTATACAAAAGCCTGGGCAATTTTTTAACCCCGGAATAATGTCCCGATATGAAAAACTTCTAGTTTGTGTTGGGGTTAGGAAGCTTAATCCGGCTGATAGCCGTTAGCCTGCTAAAGCAATTAGTGACTAACAAGTTTGTTGACAAAAAACTAGCCAAAATTTAGCCTATAGTACCAAAGAGGTT
Encoded here:
- the LOC143471377 gene encoding 4-galactosyl-N-acetylglucosaminide 3-alpha-L-fucosyltransferase FUT6-like; the encoded protein is MSYRLEADIVQPYGTAIGSLSSVSSRLNQDKESLLNDILKKKVKLALWAVSNCGFTSGAVYRMKFVEQLEAAGLQLDLKGKCFSGRQDVNFENYKFYLAFENSIDCEYYITEKFFVNSLAAGAVPVVLGPSRHSYETTAPPGSFIYAPDFSVHGLVEYLNYLDKNETAYRQYFEWRFRSKEDMPYQDRSYGYCQLCRVLHGINVDNLYNPLYGQNYSNIPLFGFSKKPRIIASLANAFYGNENRECLLTIEEVTALFRRICLSACLILNIYAVLLQNSKKIRGTPENLWQHTSVPRQQGGFTPNTLVFSATGIAEP